In Actinoplanes derwentensis, the following proteins share a genomic window:
- a CDS encoding enoyl-CoA hydratase/isomerase family protein, with protein sequence MLSDDLPVEVEVEVEVEVEVEDGVALLEMRRPPANHFDEALIGRVVEAAKGLDDDPACRVIILASQGKHFCAGADFGGGDFAVDHVAAAERLYRRAAELFDVRTPMIAAVQGTAVGGGLGLACAADFRVAEASTRFVANFARLGFHQGFGVSVTLPEIVGRQAAADMLLTGRRVGGDEALRLRLADRLAEPGLLRVTARALAAEIAGSAPLAVRSIRATLRQGLAERVRAALDHELAEQRIHWATKDSAEGIAASLARRVPVFTGE encoded by the coding sequence GTGCTGAGTGACGATCTGCCCGTCGAGGTCGAGGTCGAGGTCGAGGTCGAGGTCGAGGTCGAGGACGGGGTGGCGCTGCTGGAGATGCGGCGGCCGCCGGCCAACCATTTCGACGAGGCGCTGATCGGGCGGGTCGTGGAAGCGGCCAAAGGGCTCGACGACGACCCCGCCTGCCGGGTGATCATCCTGGCGTCACAGGGGAAGCACTTCTGTGCGGGCGCCGACTTCGGCGGTGGCGATTTCGCCGTGGATCACGTGGCGGCGGCCGAGCGGCTGTACCGGCGGGCCGCGGAGCTGTTCGATGTTCGTACGCCGATGATCGCCGCCGTGCAGGGGACCGCCGTGGGCGGCGGGCTCGGCCTGGCGTGCGCCGCCGATTTCCGGGTCGCGGAGGCGTCGACCCGATTCGTGGCCAACTTCGCGCGGCTCGGCTTCCACCAGGGGTTCGGGGTGAGCGTGACACTGCCGGAGATCGTCGGGCGGCAGGCCGCCGCGGACATGCTGCTGACCGGGCGGCGGGTCGGCGGCGACGAGGCGTTGCGTCTGCGGCTGGCCGACCGTCTCGCCGAGCCGGGCCTGCTGCGGGTGACGGCTCGCGCGCTGGCCGCCGAGATCGCCGGGTCGGCGCCGTTGGCGGTCCGGTCGATCCGGGCCACGCTGCGGCAGGGCCTGGCCGAGCGGGTGCGGGCGGCGCTGGACCACGAACTGGCCGAGCAGCGGATCCACTGGGCGACGAAGGACAGCGCCGAAGGCATCGCCGCCAGCCTGGCCCGCCGCGTGCCGGTCTTCACCGGGGAGTGA
- a CDS encoding sugar O-acetyltransferase, translated as MNLTAKLNALPFDDLAARRRLLTEIFGGPIPESLSILPPFHCDYGLGASFGERVFINQGCYFLDLGGITIGDRVLIGPRVTLTTAGHPVEPAERYDYLTHAPIVIEDDVWIGAAATITPGVTIGHGSVVGAGAVVAKDVPPLSVVTGTSIVERRRLSH; from the coding sequence ATGAATTTGACCGCGAAACTCAACGCGCTGCCGTTCGACGATCTCGCGGCCCGCCGGAGGTTGCTCACCGAGATCTTCGGCGGGCCGATCCCGGAGTCACTGTCGATCCTGCCGCCGTTCCACTGCGACTACGGGCTGGGCGCGTCGTTCGGCGAACGCGTGTTCATCAACCAGGGCTGCTACTTCCTCGACCTGGGCGGCATCACCATCGGTGACCGGGTCCTGATCGGCCCCCGGGTCACGCTGACCACCGCCGGTCATCCCGTCGAACCCGCCGAACGCTACGACTACCTGACCCACGCCCCCATCGTCATCGAGGACGACGTGTGGATCGGCGCCGCCGCCACCATCACCCCCGGAGTGACGATCGGCCACGGCTCGGTCGTCGGCGCGGGCGCGGTGGTCGCCAAGGACGTGCCCCCACTGAGCGTGGTGACCGGCACCAGCATCGTGGAACGCAGACGCCTATCTCACTGA
- a CDS encoding YdeI/OmpD-associated family protein: MAAAELPELIVADSGALRAWLLANHTSAPGVWLALTRKGGTVTTLTWQQAVDEGLCFGWIDGQARKRDEESSWIRYTPRRARSSWSKRNVEHVARLEAAGLMFPAGRAAVESARADGRWAAAYAPPSEAVVPDDLAAAIAADPAAQAMFDVLTKSNRFALIVRVNSVKRAETRARKIVEFVAMLSRHETPHPQKARPQ, encoded by the coding sequence GTGGCTGCCGCTGAACTGCCGGAACTGATCGTCGCCGACTCCGGGGCGCTGCGGGCGTGGCTGCTGGCGAACCACACGTCAGCGCCCGGCGTGTGGCTCGCCCTGACCAGGAAGGGTGGCACCGTCACCACGCTGACCTGGCAGCAGGCGGTCGACGAGGGGTTGTGTTTCGGCTGGATCGACGGGCAGGCCCGTAAGCGGGACGAGGAGTCCTCGTGGATCCGGTACACCCCGCGCCGGGCGCGTAGTTCCTGGTCGAAGCGGAACGTCGAGCACGTCGCCCGACTGGAGGCGGCGGGGCTGATGTTCCCGGCGGGCCGGGCGGCGGTGGAGTCCGCGAGGGCGGACGGCCGGTGGGCGGCCGCTTACGCCCCGCCGTCCGAAGCCGTGGTGCCCGACGACTTGGCGGCCGCGATCGCCGCCGATCCGGCAGCGCAGGCCATGTTCGACGTGCTCACCAAGAGCAACCGGTTCGCGTTGATCGTGCGGGTCAACTCCGTCAAGCGTGCCGAGACCCGAGCCCGCAAGATCGTCGAGTTCGTCGCGATGCTGTCCCGCCACGAGACGCCTCACCCGCAGAAGGCCCGGCCTCAGTGA
- a CDS encoding SUKH-3 domain-containing protein: MITRAEADAIAATWARFHTLTGQERRALVQEFDLGFLVTLTAPPPVGPGSPPVEIGGGAQIIDRETGRLSTWPNLPFDTVQQMYRNNRDDIVGPPRTADPEVQLRRDIHRRVAPSIAAHATVGGRVYISRGAKGDQKLNHHRLVLERLAEQTPHEQVRGHERHAELIACSDALHDVDRRRALDGLPPVTLDEARASLRGSQFQTFQIHAPGDPLGGKANDPCETCVYVLTQLALLPWASSGALHEFRAEPRPNPVPAVFSDTAASELLNGGWWPDAPRELVAEMMQGTLEEDILPVAGQEFRHESFAAFAEAMGYTGLVGASRRAPGVSQRSRLFEIHPGTAAHTADLLHEFGQVIGARLLPLGRVNSESVLAIDEHGRVFDLDQAGEWFVADTYLEALETLTSGRRTYRVRDDGTWS, encoded by the coding sequence GTGATCACTCGTGCGGAGGCCGACGCCATCGCGGCGACCTGGGCCCGTTTCCACACGTTGACCGGCCAGGAGCGCAGAGCTCTGGTCCAGGAGTTCGACCTGGGGTTCCTCGTCACCTTGACCGCGCCTCCACCGGTCGGGCCGGGCTCACCGCCGGTCGAGATCGGCGGCGGTGCCCAGATCATCGACCGGGAGACCGGGCGACTGTCGACGTGGCCGAACCTGCCGTTCGACACGGTGCAGCAGATGTACCGGAACAACCGCGACGACATCGTCGGCCCGCCTCGCACCGCCGACCCGGAGGTGCAGCTACGCCGCGACATCCACCGCCGGGTAGCGCCGAGTATCGCCGCACACGCGACGGTCGGCGGGCGTGTCTACATCAGCCGTGGAGCCAAAGGCGACCAGAAACTCAACCATCACCGGCTGGTGCTGGAACGGCTGGCCGAGCAGACACCCCACGAGCAGGTTCGCGGTCACGAGCGGCATGCCGAACTGATCGCCTGCTCCGACGCGCTGCACGACGTGGACCGGCGCCGGGCGTTGGACGGCCTTCCCCCGGTCACCCTCGACGAGGCACGGGCCTCACTGCGGGGATCACAGTTCCAGACGTTCCAGATCCATGCCCCCGGTGACCCGTTGGGCGGCAAGGCCAACGACCCGTGCGAGACCTGCGTCTACGTGCTCACCCAGTTGGCGTTGCTGCCGTGGGCCAGTTCCGGGGCTTTGCACGAGTTCAGGGCGGAGCCCCGGCCTAACCCCGTCCCGGCCGTCTTCTCCGACACGGCTGCCTCTGAACTGCTCAACGGCGGATGGTGGCCGGATGCACCGCGGGAGCTGGTCGCCGAGATGATGCAGGGCACGCTGGAGGAGGACATCCTCCCGGTCGCCGGTCAGGAGTTCCGGCACGAGTCGTTTGCGGCGTTCGCCGAGGCGATGGGCTACACCGGACTGGTCGGGGCCAGCCGTCGTGCGCCGGGTGTGTCCCAGCGTTCCCGCCTCTTCGAGATCCATCCGGGGACCGCGGCTCATACCGCCGACCTGCTGCACGAATTCGGTCAGGTGATCGGGGCCCGTCTGCTTCCGCTGGGCCGGGTGAACAGCGAATCGGTCCTGGCCATCGACGAGCATGGGCGGGTCTTCGATCTGGATCAGGCCGGTGAGTGGTTTGTGGCCGACACCTACCTGGAGGCTCTGGAGACGCTGACCTCGGGTCGCCGGACCTACCGGGTCCGCGACGACGGCACCTGGAGCTGA
- a CDS encoding SUKH-3 domain-containing protein: MITLAEVQDIAGGWARRQSFRRGYQCMPEVDELTHGFAVWMRLPPEIRTQPGADLTTVVDRETGRLSYWPPAPSEELDRIYTERRDTVNGPHRTADPIAELRREAHRRVSPSVAAHITLGGRLFRARGAKGDQELRHHPLVAGLLEAIPRQARIRGAERHAELLVLSDVFADADQTRAGAGQTPLSLDEARVLLGHGGFETFYIREENDFRGGRPTDLCATCWEILVELGMLAASEDIHRVNQLIRRATSGDDPQPGRFPPEVAWELTAAGWGRSRRAESDLANTEDDRDLDTEHHIRVFPAAREAYLQFHDVMTRRNGPGLGQRVRSFQINSGGGGRYLADPLYELGQVTGARMFPLGSEGFDEAILAIDERGRVFSLDQGGEWFIGETLDEAIIALVMGLPNARIRDDGTWRNEQ; encoded by the coding sequence ATGATCACGCTGGCCGAGGTGCAGGACATTGCCGGCGGGTGGGCTCGCAGGCAGTCGTTCCGGCGTGGCTACCAGTGCATGCCGGAGGTTGACGAACTGACCCACGGGTTCGCGGTCTGGATGCGGTTGCCGCCGGAGATCCGCACTCAGCCGGGCGCCGACCTGACCACCGTCGTCGACCGTGAGACCGGCCGACTGTCGTACTGGCCGCCGGCACCCTCCGAGGAACTCGACCGGATCTACACCGAGCGCCGGGACACCGTGAACGGCCCGCACCGGACCGCCGACCCGATCGCCGAACTGCGCCGGGAGGCCCACCGCCGGGTCAGCCCGTCGGTGGCGGCACACATCACCCTGGGTGGCCGGCTGTTCCGGGCCCGTGGCGCCAAGGGCGACCAGGAGCTGCGCCATCATCCGCTGGTCGCGGGACTGCTCGAAGCGATCCCGCGACAGGCCCGGATCCGCGGCGCTGAGCGGCACGCCGAACTGCTGGTGCTGTCGGACGTGTTCGCCGACGCCGATCAGACCCGTGCCGGAGCCGGCCAGACACCGCTCAGCCTCGACGAGGCCCGGGTGCTGCTGGGCCACGGCGGATTCGAGACGTTCTACATCCGCGAGGAGAACGACTTCCGCGGCGGCCGGCCCACCGATCTGTGCGCCACCTGCTGGGAGATTCTGGTGGAGCTGGGGATGCTCGCGGCCTCGGAGGACATCCACCGGGTCAACCAGCTGATCCGACGGGCCACCTCGGGCGACGACCCGCAGCCCGGCCGCTTCCCGCCAGAGGTGGCGTGGGAGCTGACCGCGGCGGGATGGGGACGATCACGCCGGGCCGAGTCGGACCTGGCGAACACCGAAGACGACCGGGACCTGGACACCGAGCACCATATCCGGGTGTTTCCGGCGGCTCGCGAGGCGTACCTCCAGTTCCATGACGTGATGACCCGCCGCAACGGGCCCGGCCTGGGGCAGCGCGTCCGCTCCTTCCAGATCAACTCCGGCGGTGGCGGCCGCTATCTGGCCGATCCGCTGTACGAACTGGGCCAGGTCACCGGGGCCAGGATGTTCCCGCTCGGCTCCGAGGGCTTCGACGAGGCGATCCTGGCGATCGACGAGCGCGGCCGGGTCTTCTCGCTCGATCAGGGCGGCGAGTGGTTCATCGGGGAGACGCTCGACGAGGCGATCATCGCGCTGGTCATGGGCTTACCGAATGCCCGTATCCGTGATGACGGCACCTGGAGGAACGAACAGTGA
- a CDS encoding YbaB/EbfC family nucleoid-associated protein yields MSRQADRDANHALRARFDDVVSQYQRLRLGLDDLQERLSAMTVTAESPDRMVKATVGPRGQLVDLKFDPEAYRRLTPEQLSRTVLRTVEQAVAQTTDQVQEIVGEYLPADSGASRFMRDGQFSSFLARQDRVMREAGDDDGR; encoded by the coding sequence GTGAGCAGACAGGCCGACCGCGACGCGAATCATGCACTTCGCGCGCGTTTCGATGACGTGGTGTCGCAGTACCAGCGCCTCCGCCTGGGCCTTGACGACCTGCAGGAACGCCTATCGGCCATGACGGTGACGGCCGAGTCGCCGGACCGGATGGTCAAAGCCACCGTCGGCCCGCGCGGGCAGCTCGTCGATCTGAAATTCGACCCCGAGGCCTACCGCCGCCTGACTCCCGAACAGCTCTCCCGGACCGTTCTGCGGACCGTCGAGCAGGCTGTCGCGCAGACCACAGACCAGGTGCAAGAGATCGTCGGCGAGTACCTTCCGGCCGATTCCGGCGCGTCCCGGTTCATGCGGGACGGCCAGTTCAGCAGCTTCCTCGCCCGCCAGGACCGGGTGATGCGGGAAGCCGGTGACGACGATGGCCGGTGA
- a CDS encoding toxin glutamine deamidase domain-containing protein, with product MTMLPSPIPHPLDFSPWDLPGWAYEALEWVVGFDWPEGNEALTWDIADQWYALADAMVGPREDSVLAAQQIIDAYGGSGTTIDAFVAAWNQIAAGGDEAPLNSLITFADAMAQMVWECGGDIEAAKLEAWIELGLFVIELIALAVTVALTLGAASPAAGGLIAATRFTIQQIFKKLVAQLAKKTIKQALKDAGKRAAKDVLTKKGLKNLGKNAWRSAKDEAREEAFTNTLVQGYQDAAGHGNFSVSELGMSALGGAAGGAAATGGGIGGNGKGGVFRGAASDVLGEIGGSAVSGDFPSFEDLAKAGTSGAAGTSVSNTGDAFKDVRSDLNGGDLKLNGSLPASSGPSNTSSGTGGSSPSLDLSGGGDSGSSSGSSSGGGSSSYSGDGSSSSADSSSSSSGSSYSGSSSSASSYTTASHYSPSTSTASSSDGGSYSASSSSSSSFTPSSSSSSSDHGSAPSVSAQGDGGSSAASSNQASSGPAASTPAGYSHSSSSDNDVRLSSFAPPAESPAQTSGNTGMSSPASSPVNTAPSGGNPSTNAPMAFAPGTVNSGPLGGAPNPNVSLATGGPTPSSFSPSTTPPSTVPQSVTSPSTPNISPATTSPGSPTLPNVNTSPSNPPPTGTSPQGPSPATTTPGPSTPATANPATNAPTSTNPSTPSAATPNTPNTTGPANPSTPSPKGPGPAGSPPVPDAGRGNDAIAPAGMHGSPNLTSRTPDEARFEQAYLDQGARNKKTVENTIRDRALQAFDKEITRTRDAQNFARREAQKAFRLNFSKRAHYQNMEAHYQQQEQDALHRRALAMHFLSQPYKVHLDPDSGPNHQVANDESAFHVDDSPIWHNDQSALTGNDNPPNVRTTRPYGERGGLRPPLPMHQADLERVFPLDSNGRPERAADPRSTYLKLMNDGGPGADPQRGVNCLDCALSFLETYVHGRPTVSAARTADSYGFGQPDTLDGEKDGHYRAEQATGSGFTSLTQRWLEGNTRPAADVKAEVDAGFQMIIDTLKTGGHGSAAIIINVWEGNSAHAWNAVNHNGEIVFVDPQTGEYTDFSNMVSTAANPQFGTHYGHTGLPNRNNVVELNALMIDGQGNPMSVPNTHQSPHYSRQPTPPPPLAWQQQQAQLQQQTNPLPPPPPVPGPPPPPSPVNTQPDPGPAVETRVDTTPPGPPAVDTQPTPDVQEPTDSDPLRESSTADPSPQPEQDTTPEPEDSKPQPHDFDPLSVLDPHSMDRPPTDDPFAVLDLSPKPAPTPEPTVDTEPDNARPDEVKTENDLTLADTSDTPVPQPAPPVDREAEQRTKDAYHFELDSKRRGFDTEHRDNLAHDLRRQARARDDEADEHARRNRVADTLGDPADAARREQEREQMRAEADSLREQANQVERGGPIGDVELSGSDWERANETWADTSPGPVETDDRSALTGDGEPRPIDTTRRYNERGGLRPPLQIHQTDLERAMPRDQDGNVVRLADPREGAWFGLQNDGGPEADPTRSNNCGDNALSFYESYMHARPRVSAPRTFDGYHRGDVNSPIDPETGVIDRIEQTTNSTFEGLTDVGDLSPEDARNQIRMAESRLHHHLLGTGHGSFAFITTQDQAGRTHIYEAVNQNGTILYVDPQTRAVRENSPLYTNTGRGVGPDVVRMDALTLDGQNRPRPLHTGDAPNIATDPSGTSWQVADSVVGPAKGARITAPHPRHTVSGARGARSKDNNTVYLRGYESYRLSDTQAIAEGRAPWNSELKAYVIEGRRYNVKDKKTVYPLDGPGMVKLERAEYSALVAIADAYGDVSAATALTRNPFIANFPGAAEKAKAIYDGTYEP from the coding sequence ATGACGATGCTGCCCAGCCCCATCCCCCACCCGCTCGACTTCTCCCCCTGGGATCTGCCCGGCTGGGCGTACGAAGCCCTGGAATGGGTCGTCGGTTTCGACTGGCCCGAGGGCAACGAGGCGCTGACCTGGGACATCGCCGACCAGTGGTATGCCCTGGCCGACGCGATGGTCGGCCCGCGCGAGGACTCCGTCCTGGCCGCGCAGCAGATCATCGACGCCTACGGCGGTAGCGGCACCACGATCGACGCGTTTGTCGCCGCGTGGAATCAGATCGCCGCCGGTGGCGACGAGGCGCCACTCAACTCACTGATCACTTTCGCCGACGCGATGGCCCAGATGGTGTGGGAGTGCGGTGGCGACATCGAGGCCGCCAAACTCGAGGCGTGGATCGAGCTCGGCCTCTTCGTCATCGAGCTGATCGCCCTGGCCGTCACGGTCGCGCTCACCCTCGGCGCCGCCTCGCCCGCGGCCGGTGGACTCATCGCTGCCACCCGCTTCACCATCCAGCAGATCTTCAAGAAGCTCGTCGCCCAGCTCGCCAAGAAGACGATCAAGCAGGCGCTCAAGGATGCCGGAAAGCGCGCCGCCAAAGACGTACTCACCAAGAAGGGTTTGAAGAATCTCGGCAAGAACGCCTGGCGTTCAGCCAAGGACGAAGCCCGGGAAGAAGCCTTCACCAACACCCTCGTCCAGGGCTATCAGGACGCGGCCGGGCACGGCAACTTCTCGGTCAGTGAACTGGGGATGTCCGCGCTCGGCGGAGCGGCCGGGGGTGCGGCGGCGACCGGCGGCGGCATCGGCGGCAACGGCAAGGGCGGCGTCTTCCGCGGAGCCGCGTCTGATGTCCTCGGTGAGATCGGTGGATCGGCCGTCAGCGGCGACTTCCCCAGCTTCGAAGACCTGGCCAAGGCGGGCACGTCCGGCGCCGCCGGCACCTCGGTCTCCAACACCGGTGACGCCTTCAAGGACGTCCGTTCCGACCTCAACGGCGGCGACCTCAAACTCAACGGCTCGCTGCCGGCGTCTTCCGGACCTTCGAACACTTCTTCCGGTACGGGTGGGAGCAGCCCGAGTCTCGACTTGTCGGGTGGGGGAGATTCTGGATCGTCGTCGGGCTCGTCCTCCGGCGGCGGATCGTCCTCCTACTCAGGTGACGGATCATCCTCGAGCGCGGATTCGTCCTCGTCGTCTTCAGGCTCGTCGTATTCAGGCTCATCCTCTTCGGCCTCGTCATACACCACCGCTTCGCACTACTCCCCGTCTACGTCTACCGCGTCCTCCTCCGACGGCGGGTCGTACTCGGCTTCCTCGTCCTCGTCCTCTTCTTTCACTCCCTCCTCGTCTTCGTCCTCCTCCGATCACGGGTCTGCCCCGTCCGTTTCGGCACAGGGGGACGGGGGCTCCTCGGCCGCTTCGTCCAATCAGGCCTCGTCCGGTCCTGCCGCGTCTACACCGGCTGGTTACAGCCACTCGTCGTCGTCGGACAACGACGTGCGGCTGTCGTCGTTCGCGCCCCCGGCGGAGTCCCCGGCACAGACCTCCGGAAACACTGGTATGTCGTCGCCGGCTTCGAGCCCGGTCAACACGGCGCCCTCGGGCGGCAACCCTTCGACGAACGCGCCGATGGCTTTCGCGCCCGGCACTGTCAACAGCGGGCCGCTGGGCGGAGCTCCCAACCCGAACGTGTCCCTCGCGACCGGCGGGCCCACGCCGAGCAGCTTCTCGCCGTCGACCACCCCACCTTCAACCGTCCCACAGTCGGTCACTTCACCGTCGACGCCGAACATCAGCCCGGCGACCACCTCGCCAGGCTCCCCCACGCTGCCGAACGTCAACACCTCGCCGAGCAATCCCCCGCCCACCGGCACTTCACCGCAGGGCCCGTCACCGGCGACGACAACACCCGGTCCCAGTACACCGGCGACCGCCAACCCGGCAACGAACGCCCCCACGTCGACGAACCCCAGCACCCCATCGGCGGCCACCCCGAACACCCCGAACACGACCGGTCCGGCGAATCCGAGCACGCCCAGCCCGAAAGGCCCGGGCCCGGCCGGTTCGCCGCCGGTCCCGGACGCCGGGCGTGGCAACGACGCAATCGCACCTGCGGGTATGCACGGCTCCCCGAACCTGACCTCGCGGACCCCGGACGAGGCGAGATTCGAGCAGGCCTACCTAGATCAGGGCGCACGCAACAAGAAGACCGTCGAGAACACCATCAGGGACCGCGCGCTCCAGGCGTTCGACAAAGAGATCACGCGAACCAGGGACGCGCAAAATTTCGCCAGACGCGAGGCGCAGAAGGCGTTCCGACTGAACTTCTCGAAGCGCGCCCACTACCAGAACATGGAAGCGCACTACCAGCAGCAGGAGCAGGATGCTCTGCACCGGCGTGCGCTGGCCATGCACTTCTTGAGCCAGCCGTACAAAGTCCATCTCGACCCCGACAGCGGGCCGAATCACCAGGTGGCCAACGACGAGTCGGCCTTCCACGTCGATGACAGTCCGATCTGGCACAACGACCAGTCGGCGCTGACCGGAAACGACAATCCGCCCAACGTCAGGACGACCCGGCCGTACGGCGAGCGCGGCGGTCTTCGTCCACCGCTGCCGATGCACCAGGCGGACCTGGAGCGTGTCTTCCCACTGGACTCGAATGGCCGGCCGGAGCGGGCCGCGGATCCCCGTTCGACCTACCTGAAGCTCATGAACGACGGCGGGCCCGGCGCCGACCCGCAGCGCGGTGTCAACTGCTTGGACTGCGCCCTGTCGTTCCTGGAGACCTACGTGCATGGACGCCCGACGGTGTCCGCCGCCCGTACTGCTGATTCCTATGGTTTCGGCCAGCCCGACACCCTCGACGGCGAGAAAGACGGCCACTACCGGGCCGAGCAGGCGACCGGCAGCGGTTTCACCAGCCTCACGCAGCGGTGGCTGGAGGGCAACACCCGGCCGGCCGCCGACGTCAAGGCCGAGGTCGACGCCGGTTTCCAAATGATCATCGATACGCTGAAAACGGGCGGTCACGGTTCCGCCGCGATCATCATCAACGTATGGGAGGGCAACTCCGCGCACGCGTGGAACGCCGTCAACCACAACGGTGAGATCGTCTTCGTCGACCCGCAGACCGGCGAGTACACCGACTTCTCCAACATGGTCAGCACGGCTGCCAACCCGCAATTCGGTACCCACTACGGTCACACCGGGCTTCCGAACCGCAACAACGTCGTCGAGCTGAACGCCCTGATGATCGACGGCCAGGGCAACCCGATGTCGGTACCGAACACCCATCAGTCTCCGCACTACAGTCGCCAGCCCACCCCGCCTCCGCCGCTGGCCTGGCAGCAACAGCAGGCGCAACTCCAGCAACAGACGAACCCGCTGCCCCCACCGCCGCCTGTGCCGGGACCGCCGCCCCCTCCCTCTCCCGTCAACACTCAGCCGGACCCCGGTCCGGCCGTCGAAACGCGGGTCGACACCACGCCGCCTGGACCGCCTGCGGTGGACACTCAGCCGACACCCGACGTGCAGGAGCCGACCGATTCGGATCCTTTGCGGGAAAGCTCCACTGCGGACCCGAGCCCCCAGCCGGAGCAGGACACCACCCCGGAACCGGAGGACAGCAAGCCGCAGCCGCACGACTTCGATCCGCTGTCGGTGCTGGACCCGCACTCGATGGACCGGCCACCCACGGACGATCCGTTCGCGGTGCTGGATCTCTCGCCGAAGCCGGCGCCCACGCCGGAACCCACCGTCGACACCGAGCCGGACAACGCTCGGCCGGATGAGGTCAAGACCGAGAACGACCTCACGCTCGCCGACACTTCGGACACGCCAGTCCCGCAACCGGCACCACCGGTCGATCGGGAGGCCGAGCAGCGGACGAAGGACGCCTACCACTTCGAACTCGACAGCAAACGCCGCGGTTTCGACACCGAACACCGCGACAATCTGGCCCATGACCTGCGTAGGCAAGCACGGGCGAGGGACGACGAGGCGGACGAGCACGCCCGGCGGAACCGGGTAGCCGACACCCTGGGCGACCCGGCGGATGCCGCCCGTCGTGAGCAGGAGCGCGAGCAGATGCGCGCCGAAGCGGACAGCCTGCGGGAGCAGGCGAACCAGGTGGAGCGCGGCGGTCCGATCGGGGACGTCGAACTGAGTGGTTCGGACTGGGAGCGGGCCAACGAGACCTGGGCCGATACCAGCCCCGGCCCGGTGGAGACGGATGACCGGTCGGCGTTGACCGGCGACGGGGAGCCGCGACCGATCGACACGACCCGGCGTTACAACGAGCGGGGCGGTCTGCGGCCGCCGTTGCAGATTCACCAGACCGACCTGGAACGGGCGATGCCCCGCGACCAGGACGGCAACGTGGTTCGTTTGGCGGATCCGCGTGAGGGTGCCTGGTTCGGCCTGCAGAACGACGGCGGTCCCGAGGCGGATCCGACCCGCTCGAACAACTGTGGCGACAACGCCTTGTCGTTCTACGAGTCGTACATGCACGCCCGCCCGCGCGTTTCCGCTCCGCGCACGTTCGACGGCTACCACCGCGGCGACGTGAACAGCCCGATCGACCCGGAGACCGGTGTCATCGACCGGATCGAACAGACCACGAACTCGACGTTCGAGGGCCTGACCGATGTCGGCGATCTGTCGCCCGAGGACGCTCGCAACCAGATCCGGATGGCCGAGAGCCGCCTGCACCACCACCTGCTGGGCACCGGCCACGGTTCGTTCGCGTTCATCACGACCCAGGACCAGGCCGGCCGCACCCACATTTACGAGGCGGTCAACCAGAACGGCACGATTCTCTACGTCGACCCCCAGACGAGGGCCGTCCGCGAGAACTCCCCGCTCTACACCAACACGGGCCGAGGCGTGGGCCCCGACGTGGTCCGCATGGACGCCCTGACGCTGGACGGCCAGAACCGCCCCCGACCCCTCCACACCGGCGACGCCCCGAACATCGCCACCGACCCCTCCGGGACGTCCTGGCAGGTCGCAGACTCGGTTGTCGGCCCCGCCAAGGGCGCGAGGATCACTGCGCCACATCCCCGGCATACCGTGAGCGGCGCCCGCGGTGCACGGTCGAAAGACAACAACACCGTGTACCTGCGAGGGTACGAGTCCTACCGATTGTCAGATACGCAGGCGATCGCGGAGGGGCGTGCCCCGTGGAACTCAGAATTGAAAGCATATGTAATCGAAGGACGCAGATACAACGTAAAGGACAAGAAGACCGTTTATCCGCTTGATGGGCCCGGTATGGTGAAACTCGAACGCGCCGAATACTCCGCCCTTGTAGCGATCGCCGATGCTTACGGCGATGTTTCAGCCGCCACCGCATTGACCCGAAACCCGTTCATCGCCAACTTCCCGGGCGCGGCAGAGAAGGCCAAAGCGATCTACGATGGGACATATGAGCCGTGA